In a genomic window of Xylophilus rhododendri:
- the urtB gene encoding urea ABC transporter permease subunit UrtB produces MSLSEMLNIGLMQGFAGLSLFAVLLLMGLGLAIIFGQMGVINMAHGEFMTIGAYTIYLGSTLVGNHAPALLPYYFPVAIAAAFGFGFIGGWLVEWGLIRHLYKRPLDTLLATWGVSLALQQCFRSFIGPKEVSPTLPEWLLGSWAPAEGLDIPINGMFVLGLTAVVTGGVLFALHRSRWGLRVRATVSNRVMANAIGIDTQRTDRLTFAIGCGIAGIAGAAFTTIGSTGPTSGSLYIVDSFLVVTFGGAASLLGTVVSAFGIAQTQSITEFFLAGSMAKVITLSLIVLILMVRPQGLFASKVRR; encoded by the coding sequence ATGAGCCTTTCGGAAATGCTGAACATCGGCCTGATGCAGGGCTTCGCGGGCCTGAGCCTGTTCGCGGTGCTGCTGCTGATGGGCCTGGGCCTGGCCATCATCTTCGGCCAGATGGGCGTGATCAACATGGCGCATGGCGAGTTCATGACCATAGGCGCCTACACCATCTATCTCGGCTCCACGCTGGTCGGCAACCATGCGCCGGCGCTGCTGCCCTACTACTTCCCGGTGGCCATCGCGGCCGCCTTCGGCTTCGGTTTCATCGGCGGCTGGCTGGTGGAATGGGGCCTGATCCGCCACCTCTACAAACGCCCGCTCGACACCCTGCTGGCCACCTGGGGCGTGAGCCTGGCGCTGCAGCAGTGCTTCCGCTCCTTCATCGGCCCCAAGGAGGTCAGCCCCACGCTGCCCGAATGGCTGCTGGGCTCCTGGGCGCCGGCCGAGGGCCTGGACATCCCGATCAACGGCATGTTCGTGCTGGGCCTCACCGCGGTCGTCACCGGCGGCGTGCTGTTCGCCCTGCACCGCAGCCGCTGGGGCCTGCGGGTGCGCGCCACGGTGAGCAACCGGGTGATGGCCAACGCCATCGGCATCGACACCCAGCGCACCGACCGGCTGACATTCGCCATCGGCTGCGGCATCGCCGGCATCGCGGGCGCCGCCTTCACCACCATCGGCTCGACCGGGCCGACGTCGGGATCGCTCTACATCGTGGACAGCTTCCTGGTCGTCACCTTCGGCGGCGCGGCCAGCCTGCTGGGCACGGTGGTGTCGGCCTTCGGCATCGCGCAGACGCAGTCGATCACCGAGTTCTTCCTGGCCGGCTCCATGGCCAAGGTGATCACGCTGTCGCTGATCGTGCTGATCCTCATGGTCCGCCCGCAAGGCCTCTTCGCTAGCAAGGTGCGTCGATGA
- the urtA gene encoding urea ABC transporter substrate-binding protein, with the protein MTSRFDASDAPESSRRRLLQALGAASVAGLPSFSHAQATSAVNTTKLAVTDTEVTVGQLHSATGTMAISETGSIQAEQLAIDQINAMGGVLGRKIKVIKEDGASDWPTFAEKAKKLLISDHCAAVFGCWTSASRKAVLPVFEKENGLLYYPTFYEGLEQSKNVIYTGQEATQQILYSLDWAKKEKNAKSFFLIGSDYIWPRTSMKIARKHIENFQKGKVVGEEYYPLGSTNFGSLMNKIKVQKPDCLFVAVVGGSNVAFYKALKAAGITGDKQLLVTLAVTEDEMTGVGGENFKGFYSSMKYFQSLDNDNNKKFVEAFKAKYGPNSVIGDVTQAGYLGPWLWKAAVEKAKSFDVDKVVAASPGIELKTAPEGYVKLDANHHLWSKSRIAQGQADATFKVVSESPDLIKPDPFPKGYQ; encoded by the coding sequence ATGACTTCCCGTTTCGACGCCTCCGACGCCCCCGAATCCAGCCGCCGCCGCCTGCTCCAGGCGTTGGGCGCCGCCTCCGTGGCCGGCCTGCCCAGCTTCTCGCACGCCCAGGCCACCTCGGCGGTCAACACCACCAAGCTGGCGGTCACCGACACCGAAGTCACCGTGGGCCAGCTGCACTCGGCCACCGGCACCATGGCCATCTCCGAGACCGGCTCCATCCAGGCCGAGCAGCTCGCCATCGACCAGATCAACGCCATGGGCGGCGTGCTCGGCCGCAAGATCAAGGTCATCAAGGAAGACGGCGCCTCCGACTGGCCCACCTTCGCCGAGAAGGCCAAGAAGCTGCTCATCAGCGACCACTGCGCCGCCGTCTTCGGCTGCTGGACCAGCGCCTCGCGCAAGGCGGTGCTGCCGGTCTTCGAGAAGGAAAACGGCCTCTTGTACTACCCCACCTTCTACGAAGGCCTGGAGCAGTCCAAGAACGTGATCTACACCGGCCAGGAAGCCACCCAGCAGATCCTCTACAGCCTGGACTGGGCCAAGAAGGAGAAGAACGCCAAGAGCTTCTTCCTCATCGGCTCGGACTACATCTGGCCGCGCACCTCGATGAAGATCGCCCGCAAGCACATCGAGAACTTCCAGAAGGGCAAGGTCGTCGGCGAGGAGTACTACCCGCTGGGCAGCACCAACTTCGGCTCCCTGATGAACAAGATCAAGGTGCAGAAGCCCGACTGCCTGTTCGTGGCCGTGGTCGGCGGCTCCAACGTGGCCTTCTACAAGGCGCTCAAGGCCGCCGGCATCACCGGCGACAAGCAGCTGCTGGTGACGCTGGCCGTCACCGAGGACGAGATGACCGGCGTGGGCGGCGAGAACTTCAAGGGCTTCTACTCGTCCATGAAGTACTTCCAGAGCCTGGACAACGACAACAACAAGAAGTTCGTCGAAGCCTTCAAGGCCAAGTACGGCCCCAACTCGGTGATCGGCGACGTGACCCAGGCGGGCTACCTCGGCCCCTGGCTGTGGAAGGCCGCGGTGGAAAAGGCCAAGAGCTTCGACGTGGACAAGGTGGTCGCCGCCTCGCCCGGCATCGAACTGAAGACCGCGCCCGAGGGCTATGTGAAGCTCGACGCCAACCACCACCTGTGGAGCAAGTCGCGCATCGCGCAGGGCCAGGCCGACGCCACCTTCAAGGTCGTATCGGAATCGCCCGACCTGATCAAGCCGGACCCGTTCCCCAAGGGCTACCAGTAA